From a single Nostoc sp. MS1 genomic region:
- the pstA gene encoding phosphate ABC transporter permease PstA: MSNYQSSEINKAIVSELISPLPPRRLIFTYLMNALAFAFSALAIIPLFSIIWEIISRGLVGLKPQMFVKAVIDNGFGNAILGTITVVAIGSVLSIPIGLFTGIFLAEFGQTSPIAKFVRFIVSVLTGVPSIVVGIFAYGLIVLATKQFSAIAGGFALATIMLPIIALTTEEALKLIPIDQRLASAALGGTRFQTTFRVVVTAALPSITTGILLAVARAAGETAPLIFTALFSLDWSGGLFGPTASLPVLIYNLYNDPDPERNQLVWTTSIVLLGLVLSVSLISRLFTRKKKIK, from the coding sequence ATGAGTAATTATCAATCATCAGAAATCAATAAAGCTATAGTCTCGGAGTTAATAAGTCCTCTACCACCCAGAAGGCTTATATTTACTTATTTAATGAATGCTCTTGCTTTTGCATTCTCTGCTTTAGCAATAATTCCTTTATTTTCAATTATTTGGGAAATTATTAGCCGAGGACTTGTTGGTTTAAAACCACAAATGTTTGTCAAAGCAGTAATTGATAATGGCTTTGGCAACGCCATTTTAGGCACTATTACAGTTGTAGCTATTGGTTCTGTATTAAGTATTCCTATAGGTTTATTTACAGGCATATTTCTAGCAGAATTTGGTCAAACTAGTCCCATAGCTAAGTTCGTGCGGTTTATTGTTAGTGTTCTAACTGGTGTTCCTTCAATTGTGGTGGGGATATTTGCTTATGGTTTGATAGTTTTAGCTACTAAACAATTTAGTGCGATCGCAGGTGGATTTGCTTTAGCCACAATCATGTTACCAATCATCGCCCTAACTACAGAAGAAGCCCTAAAACTTATTCCCATAGACCAACGCCTCGCCTCAGCAGCTTTAGGCGGAACACGTTTTCAAACTACTTTTCGTGTAGTTGTGACTGCTGCGCTACCCTCGATTACTACAGGTATTTTACTTGCTGTAGCTCGTGCGGCTGGTGAAACAGCACCCCTAATCTTCACAGCTTTGTTTAGTCTAGACTGGTCAGGCGGATTATTTGGCCCTACAGCTTCCTTACCAGTCTTAATTTATAACCTCTACAATGACCCTGACCCCGAAAGAAATCAGTTAGTTTGGACAACTTCTATAGTTTTACTTGGTTTAGTGTTGAGTGTTAGTTTAATTTCTCGTTTATTTACTCGTAAGAAGAAGATTAAATAA